In the genome of Triticum urartu cultivar G1812 chromosome 5, Tu2.1, whole genome shotgun sequence, one region contains:
- the LOC125510174 gene encoding protein ALTERED PHOSPHATE STARVATION RESPONSE 1 produces MGCCQSRLERQEAVSRCKARRRYTKHLVQARRDMAAAHALYLRSLRATGAALLQFATAEADNPHPRPPHHQRHQPPPSAPPPPPPPPPPPPLSPARTASSWTTTTSSTISASQILPPPPPPPPPAPMPSSWDFWDPFAPSSSRSPADAAVDWDDAATSLAESPRAAPPPPVVVTAKAAQAQPPAPSVVTTTTSTASELTVVALPRGGGGGGAAGKKDLAEIATEIDEYFLKAADAGARVAALLEAPICELPNTNNSLPGRVMSYGKNLKPTGLSWGGAGGGYGKGSSNGFSRFGIGDEGMMGNGGGSGILSHSSTVERLYAWEKKLFLEVKNYEGLKQEHDKKVGLLRKQEVRGVDYLKMEKNRMEMESLESKMLVATQSIDTTTSEIIRLRESELFPQLLELVAGLMSMWRGMYECHQVQTHMVQQLEYLTMSSNPTSNDHRQAALQLEIEVDRWYSAFCSLVKSQRDYVYSLTGWLRLSLFQCLHNPLMKDIQNSDIYSLCEEWQLAIDRIPDKVASEGIKTLLSVIHAVVVQQAEEQKQKKRSDAAFKDFEKKTEELRSLESKYGPYSAAGYGEMTRKTPVAEKRAKVEALRSRADDEKSKHEKSVGVTRAMTLNNLQTGFPNVFQAMTGFSSVCMEAFESVYNFKRSLDRALDMKRLLT; encoded by the exons ATGGGCTGCTGCCAGTCGAGGCTGGAGCGCCAGGAGGCGGTGTCGCGCTGCAAGGCGCGCCGCCGCTACACCAAGCACCTCGTGCAGGCGCGCCGGGACATGGCCGCCGCCCACGCGCTCTACCTCCGCTCCCTGCGGGCCACCGGCGCCGCGCTGCTCCAGTTCGCCACCGCCGAGGCCGACAACCCGCACCCGCGCCCGCCCCACCACCAGCGCCACCAGCCGccgccctccgcgccgccgcctccgccaccgccgccgccgcccccgccgctcAGCCCCGCGCGGACCGCCAGCTCCTggaccaccaccacctcctccacCATCAGCGCCTCGCAAATCCTGCCGCCCcctccgcccccgccgccgccggccccaATGCCGTCCAGCTGGGACTTCTGGGACCCCTTCGCGccctcctcctcccgctccccCGCCGACGCCGCCGTCGACTGGGACGACGCCGCCACCTCCCTCGCCGAATccccccgcgccgcgccgccgccgcccgtcgtcgtcaCGGCCAAGGCCGCCCAGGCCCAGCCCCCGGCCCCGTCCGTCGTCACCACCACCACATCCACCGCCAGCGAGCTCACCGTCGTCGCCCTgccccgcggcggcggcggcggcggcgcggcagggAAGAAGGACCTCGCCGAGATCGCCACCGAGATCGACGAGTACTTCCTCAAGGCCGCCGACGCCGGCGCCCGCGTCGCCGCGCTGCTCGAGGCCCCAATCTGCGAGCTCCCCAACACCAACAACAGCCTCCCAG GGAGGGTGATGAGCTACGGCAAGAACCTGAAGCCGACGGGATTGTCGTGGGGCGGCGCAGGAGGAGGGTACGGGAAAGGCAGCAGCAATGGCTTCTCCAGGTTCGGGATAGGAGACGAAGGCATGATGGGCAATGGCGGAGGCAGTGGGATCCTCAGCCACTCCTCCACCGTCGAGAGGCTCTACGCCTGGGAGAAGAAGCTGTTTCTCGAGGTCAAG AACTACGAGGGGCTTAAGCAGGAGCATGACAAGAAGGTGGGGCTGCTGAGGAAGCAGGAGGTGAGGGGCGTGGACTACCTCAAGATGGAGAAGAACAGGATGGAGATGGAGAGCCTCGAGTCCAAGATGCTGGTGGCCACCCAGTCCATCGACACCACCACCTCCGAGATCATCAGGCTCAGAGAATCCGAGCTGTTTCCTCAGCTACTTGAGCTGGTTGCTGG CTTGATGAGCATGTGGAGGGGCATGTATGAGTGCCATCAGGTACAGACCCACATGGTGCAGCAGCTTGAATACCTGACCATGAGCAGCAACCCAACCTCCAATGACCACCGGCAGGCGGCGCTCCAGCTCGAGATCGAGGTGGACAGGTGGTACTCGGCGTTCTGCAGCCTGGTTAAGTCCCAGAGAGATTATGTCTACTCGCTGACCGGCTGGCTTCGCCTCTCCCTGTTCCAATGCCTTCACAACCCACTCATGAAAGACATCCAGAACTCCGACATCTATAGCCTGTGCGAGGAGTGGCAGCTGGCCATCGACCGGATCCCTGACAAGGTGGCCTCAGAAGGGATCAAAACCCTCCTGTCGGTGATCCACGCTGTGGTAGTccagcaggcggaggagcagaaaCAGAAGAAGAGGTCAGATGCTGCATTCAAAGACTTTGAGAAGAAGACAGAGGAACTGCGGTCTCTGGAGTCCAAATACGGGCCATACTCTGCCGCAGGCTATGGAGAGATGACGCGGAAGACACCAGTAGCAGAGAAGCGGGCGAAGGTGGAGGCCCTGAGGAGCAGGGCGGACGACGAGAAGAGCAAGCACGAGAAGAGCGTCGGGGTGACGAGGGCGATGACCCTGAACAACCTCCAGACAGGCTTCCCCAACGTCTTCCAGGCGATGACAGGCTTCTCCAGTGTCTGCATGGAGGCGTTCGAGTCGGTGTACAACTTCAAGCGGAGCTTGGACCGGGCGCTCGACATGAAGAGGCTGCTGACCTGA
- the LOC125510176 gene encoding synaptotagmin-2-like has protein sequence MCLLRPKTQQVPTMDPSKASKRPVGILLVKVSGAQNLEKKGLLGSKSDPYVKLKMSGDRLPSKKTTVKRSNLNPEWNEEFKFVVTDLENQSLVVDVFDRAQVGKHEKMGMNRVLLSELAPDETKVMTLNLLKTMDPNDIQNEKSRGQITLEVTYKPFKEEEDTEEESMDGTDEVQKAPDNTPAAGGLLFVILHEAQDVEGKHHTNPYAEIIFKGEEKKTKVVKKNRDPRWEDEFEFACEEPPTNDKLHVQVLSKAGKIGGMLHCKETLGYIDITLADVISNRRINEKYRLIDSKYGQIQIELQWRTS, from the exons ATGTGTCTGCTGCGGCCAAAGACACAACAAGTCCCTACAATGGATCCCTCAAA AGCATCAAAGAGGCCCGTTGGAATTCTACTTGTGAAGGTTTCAGGAGCACAAAATCTGGAAAAGAAGGGCCTGCTGGGTAGTAAATCAGATCCATATGTGAAACTTAAGATGTCGGGTGACAGGCTTCCATCCAAGAAAACAACAGTAAAGCGCAGCAATCTCAATCCGGAGTGGAATGAAGAATTCAAATTTGTTGTGACAGATCTGGAAAACCAGTCGCTGGTTGTTGATGTCTTCGACCGGGCACAG GTTGGAAAACATGAGAAGATGGGCATGAACAGGGTTCTGTTGAGCGAACTTGCCCCGGACGAGACTAAAGTGATGACTCTTAACTTACTGAAGACCATGGATCCAAATGATATACAAAATGAGAAATCTCGTGGTCAGATTACCTTGGAGGTGACATATAAGCCtttcaaggaagaagaagacacgGAGGAAGAAAGCATGGATGGTACTGATGAAGTGCAGAAAGCCCCAGACAACACTCCAGCTGCTGGTGGGCTGCTTTTCGTCATCCTTCACGAAGCTCAAGAtgttgaagggaagcatcacacaAACCCATACGCAGAGATAATCTTTAAAGGAGAAGAGAAGAAAACAAAG GTTGTCAAGAAGAACagggatccacgttgggaggatgaGTTTGAGTTTGCTTGCGAGGAACCACCTACAAATGATAAGTTGCATGTTCAAGTCCTAAGCAAAGCTGGAAAGATAGGAGGAATGTTACATTGCAAG GAAACCTTAGGCTACATTGATATAACCCTGGCAGACGTGATCAGCAACAGGCGGATCAACGAAAAGTATCGTCTCATCGACTCGAAATATGGGCAGATTCAAATCGAGTTGCAGTGGAGAACTTCATAG